In one Nostoc sp. KVJ3 genomic region, the following are encoded:
- a CDS encoding aminotransferase class I/II-fold pyridoxal phosphate-dependent enzyme, with protein MLSKQTNKSPEDVKNIWAAPDTSSHAENFSFKDFFPAIGSSLAERVKPCSNWLHTPNASIGSNACMLNYFPREVVGAIENRTLIKDPLTGEIRSMLMFGSNNYLGLTTHPYVREAAKRAIEEFGVGMGGPPLLNGMSSLHRKLEARIAEFKGAEDALLFASGFQAQLGWVNGLLRDDDILICDELGHASLYDAIKLVSMGSRVRAFSFKHNDCNDLEQRLIKCQQLGTRERLIYVAVEGVYSMDGDLAPLLTIRELCDRYGAILVVDDAHGTGVMGKKGGGTDEHFSLKGRIDVTMGTFSKALGVTGGFIAASRDVIEYLRFFARSYMFSASLPAPVIAAVLAGLDIIEREPERISQLRVNSTYLLQQLQEAGFQASSDSAIIPVRIPAEVEIRTLAWRFHQEGIFVNSVEYPAVPLNAQRLRISVMATHTQEDLDTFIHVFQKLDCELGIIR; from the coding sequence ATGTTAAGTAAACAGACTAATAAATCCCCAGAAGATGTTAAGAATATATGGGCTGCACCAGATACTAGCAGCCATGCCGAGAATTTTTCCTTCAAAGATTTTTTCCCAGCAATCGGTTCATCCTTAGCTGAACGTGTGAAACCTTGTTCTAATTGGTTGCATACGCCAAATGCTTCCATAGGTTCCAATGCCTGTATGCTGAATTATTTCCCTCGTGAGGTTGTTGGGGCGATTGAAAATCGAACTCTCATCAAAGATCCGCTCACTGGTGAAATCAGATCGATGCTGATGTTCGGATCGAATAACTATCTTGGATTGACCACCCATCCTTATGTTCGAGAAGCAGCAAAGCGAGCTATTGAAGAATTTGGTGTTGGTATGGGTGGGCCACCTCTACTCAATGGTATGAGCAGCCTCCACCGCAAACTTGAAGCCCGTATTGCCGAGTTCAAAGGTGCTGAAGATGCTCTCCTTTTTGCTAGTGGATTTCAAGCACAGTTAGGTTGGGTTAATGGCCTGTTACGCGATGATGATATTTTGATCTGCGACGAGTTAGGCCATGCCAGCCTGTATGATGCCATTAAACTGGTTTCTATGGGTTCTAGAGTTCGTGCTTTTAGCTTCAAGCATAACGACTGCAACGACCTCGAACAACGTCTGATTAAATGTCAGCAATTGGGAACACGGGAACGATTAATCTATGTGGCTGTCGAAGGTGTGTATTCGATGGATGGCGACTTAGCGCCACTCCTAACAATTCGTGAACTTTGCGATCGCTATGGGGCTATTCTTGTCGTGGATGATGCCCACGGCACTGGTGTCATGGGTAAAAAGGGCGGTGGTACTGACGAACACTTTAGTCTTAAAGGTCGAATTGATGTAACGATGGGGACTTTTAGTAAAGCATTGGGTGTTACAGGCGGGTTTATCGCTGCTAGTCGTGATGTAATCGAGTATCTACGCTTCTTTGCTCGGTCTTATATGTTCTCAGCATCTTTACCTGCTCCTGTGATTGCGGCTGTCTTGGCAGGTCTGGATATCATCGAGCGAGAGCCAGAGCGGATTAGTCAACTTCGGGTCAATAGCACTTACTTATTGCAGCAACTCCAAGAGGCAGGATTCCAAGCCAGCAGCGATTCCGCAATTATACCAGTGAGAATCCCGGCAGAAGTCGAAATTCGCACACTTGCGTGGAGATTTCACCAAGAAGGCATCTTTGTGAATTCCGTCGAGTACCCTGCTGTTCCCCTCAATGCCCAAAGACTCCGAATCAGTGTCATGGCAACCCATACACAAGAAGATTTAGACACATTTATTCACGTTTTCCAAAAATTGGATTGTGAATTAGGCATCATCCGATAA